The genomic DNA GAACAAGTTGAGATCAATCAAGCTCCCGAAAGTTCGAAGCTTCAAGCAATCCAAGAGATGGGTGAATTCTCGATCTGATCGGGTTTCCTCCATTTTATCCGGCAATCAAGCAACCCCACAAAAGCTTTCGCCGATCCCAATGTCGGATGCTTCCCCCAATTACATGAAGGCCACAAGCTGTTCCAGTGCCAGGAAGGAGAATTTTCAGGCAAGTCCACGTAATTCTGAATCTAGTTTTGGAAGCGTTGATTCAAATTGGGGGGATTCGAATCATCTGAAACCAAACGTTGCCCTTTTGGGGCAGAAATCAGTGAGAGCTTTAACAAGGAGATCTAGTTTTAAACCCATGAAGGGTTTAACAAGAATGTCTAGTTTGAGATCAAAGAGGTctttaatgaagaaaaactcTGGAGGTGCTGAGATGAAGAGGAAACTGAAGAAGTCGAGATCAATCAAGCTCGCAGGCTTTGAGAGCTTGAGACTGCCAACAGGAAGAGCAAAGAACCAGTACGATCGACCTTCTATTATTTCGGCCGGCGATGCAGCAACCCCGCGAAACCTGTCTTCAACAAACTCTTCTGATTTGAGGAAGGTGCATTGTCAGGCAAGTCCTCGTAATTCTGGATCTGGTTTTAGTAGCAATAGTCAGAATAGAAAGAATTGGGTTATTTTGAACCCAAATTCGGGCTCTGGTCAGAAAACTTTCATGAGGAAATCTAGTTTGAGACCTGTGAGGATTTTAGCAAAAATGTCGAGTTTGAAACCCAGGAGGCCTACTGTGAGGAAACACGATAGAGCTACTTGTTCTTCCACTCTTAAGAATTCCAATTTCCCTCACCATGTTGAGCTTCATCCAGGAGGGAGTGAATCTGAGAGAATTTCAGTTATGAAGGTTTGTCCATACAAATATTGTTCTCTTAATGGCCATTGCCATGCACCTTTGCCTCCGTTGAAGCCTTTCTTATTGAGAAGGAGGCGTATGTTGAAGACCCAGAAGACCATGAAACGACATTTCAGTGGCTTAGAGAAGGAGATCCAGGCATACAAGATGGCGTTTAATATCGATACCAGCAGAGCAGGCTCCCCGACAGCAGAAAAGGCTGGAGAGGATTTTTTTGTAGAAATCTATGCTAAACCTAGCGGCAAGTCAAAAGGTGAAGGCGCTCATGGTGGAGATGATGAAGCCAAAAGTGACTCCGGAAGCCTTGATGAGGTCCTGCTTGGTGAAACATCATATCCTCAAATAGGTATGGAAGAGAGTCCAAGCCAACTCCGTCATTTTCAAGCAGCAAACTGTTCAAACAAAAAGGGGTCGGATAAATCAGTTTCTGAAGTCACTGATAGAGAATGGAAAGAAGAGGAAATTGTGGCATCCAATCTTGATAATGAGTCCCATAATTCCAATGTCATTGATGATCAACCTGATTCTGTTGTGTTCTGTTCGCTGGAGGGAGAAGGGCCTGGCTTATGCAACAAGCCCTCCTCAACGCTGGATGATACTGAAAGCACAAGTCATGAGGAAGTTGCTGTGGGTGGAAATGTCTTCCAAGAAGTCCAGGAAGAATTTGTTTCCGTTTTGAACTCAGAATCCAATGGGGGTGGTTCTGAATCAAATGGTGAAAAGGCTGATGATTTAACCATTGCAACCGGTGAACCATCCAGCCCATCTAAAAGCGCACAGCCATATGATCATCTGGAATCAACAACAATAAATGGTGTCGTCTGTTCAGCCTCTACTTGTGGCCCCTTGGATAAACTGACTGAAGGCGGTGAAGAGAAGCATGGAGTTTCTAAGCTGGATTATGGATCCCTTCGAGGTTGTTCTCCAGCTGGAGACTCTGAGCTCCCATGCAACAGTGATGAGGCCATTGAAAGTCAGttggaaaaacaaaagtttatcaGGATGTGGCGCTTGATATATCAACATGTAGTATCAGGCACTGCTGCAAAGGTCAGAACACAGCTAAGTCTTGATGGAGCAGAAGGAGAAAAACAACAGGATGAGGCTGACTCAGTGGTCAATGGTGATGCTTGCCAGGATTTCTCTGAAACAAATCCAGATATGGAAGATAATGGTGCAGACTGCCAAAAGATTGAACTCTGCCAAATTGATGCCATTAGGCTGGTAGAAGAAGCAATTGATGGAATCCTCCTTCCAGAAACTCAAGACAACTTTTCTGATGATCACTCAGTTACCAGTGACACAAATTCAGACCAGGAGATCTCAGAAACAAATCATGGTGAAGATAAGGAACTAAACATCCCAGCTTCCCCCAGTCCAGCAAAAGATGGCTTCAGAGAACTCAACGAAATCCATGGTAGAATAGCAGATCCAGAACAAACATTGCTCAAACATGACAATACTACCACCCAAGTAcatgagaaaacaattttcaaggtGGAAGACAAACCTAGCCAGAAAATGCGCAAGAGCTGGAGCAATCTGAAAAAGGTAATCCTCTTGAAGAAATTCATCAAGGCAGTAGAAAAGGTGAGGAAATTCAACCCACGGGAGCCACGATACTTGCCCTTGCAGCCCAAGTCTGAAGCAGAAAAAATATACCTAAGGCATCAAGAGATGGAAGGGAGGAAAAGTGCTGAGGAATGGATGCTTGATTATGCACTTCAACAAGTTGTTTCTAAACTAACTCCAGCTCGGAGAAGAAAAGTGGCACTGCTTGTAGAGGCATTTGAAGCGATCAGCCCACTGCAGGATATTGAATCCCCCTTGAAGCCTACTGCAGCAGTTCCTTTTCATGCAAAACCAGTGCAAGCCAGTATTAGTTCCTCAGGTCAAGGTGGGGAAGAAACAGGCAAAGAAAATGATGGTGGAAGTCACCCATTGACCCTGCTCGGTCCTGAAGTGAGGCTCAAAGAATGTGCAGAACAGACCAGTGATTCTCTTACTGTGGCACAGAATATTCCAGTTATATCTCCTGATCTCCAGGAAGCAAATCTAGATTGTTTTTGCCCTGAAACAGAGCTGGAAAAACCTGTTTTTGTAGCTGCTGATTCAGATgggaaaggagaagaaattgctgaTTCCAGTCTTGATAATGGGGTGGATAATTCCACCCTCACTGCTGAGCAACCTGATTTTGCTGGTGCCTGTTTACCAGAGATCAAAGATTCTGGATTGTGTGATAAGTTTGCCTTCAAAACAGAAGATAATGGGAGCAACTGTTGTAAGGAAGTTCAAGTGGATGGAGAGATTCTGCAAGATGTCCATCAAGAAATAATTTCAAGTTTGAAGTCTGAACCTTGCAGTTGCAATTCTGAAGTGAATGGCAAACATCTTGAGATTGGTAATTTCACTGATGAATCATTGGGCATAAATAAAAGTCCAATCCAAGAGGATTCTGAGGGATGGACAGCAATCAACAAGGTGGTCTCTTCAGCTTCCGTTTGTGATTCAGTGGAGGAACAACGTGTGGTCAATGAAAAGATCAATGGAAGTCTAGATCCAGACTATGGATACCTTCGAGGAAATCCTTCACCTGGAGATTCTGAACCTGAATCCAATACCGATGTCACCTACAGAAACCAGATGGACAAACAGAGACGTAACAGGATGTGGTACCTGATATATCAGCACGTAGTATCAGGAATTGGAGCAAATGTTGAAAGCCATGGACTTCTAGATGATGTCAACACGACCCTTCCTCGGGGTGCCTCCGAAACAGATCAGAATAAGGGTATGGAAAATCATGATGCGTACTGTGAAGACACTGAACTCCGCCAGAGTGACGCAATTAAGCTGGTACAAGAAGCAATTGATCAAATGCTTTCACCTCAAAGTGAAGACCACTCACTGGATAATCCTTCAAGCACCGGTGTCATAACTGCAGAACAGGAGCtcttaggagagaatcaagttGAAGGGAGGGAACTGAGCATCTCAGCTTTCAACAGTTCTGCTGAAGATGGGTCCAGAGAATTTGACAAAATAAAAGCGAATCATGATAAGAAAGAGGATCCAGAAGAAGCGTGGGTTAAAGCAGATAATATCACAACcccaaaagaagagaaaacagTATCAAAGGTGGGGAGCAAATCTAACCAGCCAGTGTCCAAGAACTGGAGCAATCTGAAAAAGCTAATCCTCCTCAAGAGATTCGTCAAGTCGTTGGAAAAGGTGAAGAAATTCAACCCACGGGGGCCACGATTCTTACCGTTGAAGCCTGACCCAGAAGCAGAAAAAATTTGCCTGAGGCATCAAACAACAGAAGATAGGAAAAACTCTGAGGAGTGGATGCTGGATTATGCACTTCAACAGGTTGTCACTAAACTATCTCCAGCTCGAAGACGAAGAGTGGAGCTGCTTGTAGAAGCTTTTGAAACAGTTACTCCACCATCCCAAATTGAAGCTCAAAAAAGGCACAATGCGGCCTCACGGGCCGCTAGTTGGCCACTAAGGTAAGAATAACGGCTGTTTCTTCCTCTCGGATATAATTTTTGGGTGATCcatgtaagagaaaaaaaaaattcttccgGGCTTCTCTGAGTTTTGTTTTTGATCCGtctgcaaaaaaaaaagttggccAATTGTAAGTTTGTAACTAATTTATTTGTCATTGTGCCATATGGTAGGTGGCTTCGTGGTTCAATACTCAATAGTGAGTGAaaggtatatatataataataagatttctgTAATTTTCAGAGCATATAGAAGTCTACATTTTGTGGGAGAACAAATGGAATGAATGTGTTCAATGTCTTGTCCTTAAAAAGATGTGTTTTCTAATTTGTATAGTTTCTTCAAGATGATTAATGAATTATTCTCTATGGTTCTTGAATGCCATGCCAAATTTACAATGTCATTCCCCAACCTAAACAATTTCTCAACATTTGTCCATATTTCATTCGTGGCTTCTTGAAAAAAGAATACCTACCATTTTACATATGGTGCCATTGAGTCCGTTAGGACAAATTGCTGGTacatttttagcatttttctaATTAGTGCCAGACATCGGTGAGTTATCATCCAAAACATCCAAccattttaatgttttattttatttttttttggctattAACAATTCCGAGaaggaaaaatgttttattttcaaaaataaaaatcgagacCGAATCATGACTAACTCacagtttttttttagaagtatacaatagttttaaaaaataatttgtaaataaatttttcatacaacccaaataaaataaagcaaaaatcatctcttaaaaagataatatttaaaaatctttataaagaaattaattccaACAAAAAACAtacatctcttcaagagatgatttgtaaaagttaattttaaaaggaaagatggtttctaaaaaaaatgatgttaaatgttttttttattttttattaatattttagctataaagtattttaatgataaaattattataaatatatagattataaaattaattgattttgcGTACTAAATTCATATtataattgatatattatttataaaaatataaattatgtttatcatctcatattaaaaaaaatatattattttatattaaattaagtgtggttaaaatatattttagccTTTATCtcaaatattaacttttaattaatttaattaattattattaaaaatataaattaatttaattttatactatttttatttctattataaataataaatattttaatttttaaactttatttgttactttcttatttcttttcatttttcaaattaataaaaaaatttgttttcaattttattttatttgagttaataatttattttaaacttccGTGCCCTTATAAAAGACCCCTAACTCACATAGGCTCAAATCTCTAGAATGCTAGGAGATGGATTCTATTGTAGAAAGTAGAATCCCAACCCAACACGATTGCAATAGCTTCCCATGCTGTCTATAAATCAAGGTCatatttctctctctccattCATATTTCCAAAGTCTTTTCCTTTTCAAGGTTTCAACTCCGTCTTCCTTCTTTGAGTTCCCATGGCTGGCCAACTATATTTCTTCTTCCCTACCGACTTCTATTATCCTAAGCCACCCTCTGTTAACACCGACAATGCCAACAACCTGTCTGTTCCTTCTCACCATGTCCCAAAAAGCGTGGACCATCAACAGCCCAAAACTCTAGTACACAGCGCGGTGCAGTCCAACAAGTTTGAGAAACAACCATCATTCTCGCCAGTACGTTGCGCAGGTAGTTTCCATGCAAAATTAAGAGTGAAGAATCTACAACAGAGACGGTCGTGGCACATGGGCAGTTCGCCTTTCTTGATTGATACGAATCACAGAAGAGCTTTCCAGGAGGCCACCTTTAAGGTTTAGGTTTCATCGGATGTGGTAGCAGAGTCAAGAGTCTTGTTTTTATAACGGATTCTATGGAATTGAAAGATGTCTGCAGTAAATGAGTTA from Vitis riparia cultivar Riparia Gloire de Montpellier isolate 1030 chromosome 8, EGFV_Vit.rip_1.0, whole genome shotgun sequence includes the following:
- the LOC117920534 gene encoding calmodulin binding protein PICBP-like encodes the protein MLAMMMAQSNIPNKLEVQSDSGNEAELESQESRNRGGTEPNKRLNKLRSIKLPKVRSFKQSKRWVNSRSDRVSSILSGNQATPQKLSPIPMSDASPNYMKATSCSSARKENFQASPRNSESSFGSVDSNWGDSNHLKPNVALLGQKSVRALTRRSSFKPMKGLTRMSSLRSKRSLMKKNSGGAEMKRKLKKSRSIKLAGFESLRLPTGRAKNQYDRPSIISAGDAATPRNLSSTNSSDLRKVHCQASPRNSGSGFSSNSQNRKNWVILNPNSGSGQKTFMRKSSLRPVRILAKMSSLKPRRPTVRKHDRATCSSTLKNSNFPHHVELHPGGSESERISVMKVCPYKYCSLNGHCHAPLPPLKPFLLRRRRMLKTQKTMKRHFSGLEKEIQAYKMAFNIDTSRAGSPTAEKAGEDFFVEIYAKPSGKSKGEGAHGGDDEAKSDSGSLDEVLLGETSYPQIGMEESPSQLRHFQAANCSNKKGSDKSVSEVTDREWKEEEIVASNLDNESHNSNVIDDQPDSVVFCSLEGEGPGLCNKPSSTLDDTESTSHEEVAVGGNVFQEVQEEFVSVLNSESNGGGSESNGEKADDLTIATGEPSSPSKSAQPYDHLESTTINGVVCSASTCGPLDKLTEGGEEKHGVSKLDYGSLRGCSPAGDSELPCNSDEAIESQLEKQKFIRMWRLIYQHVVSGTAAKVRTQLSLDGAEGEKQQDEADSVVNGDACQDFSETNPDMEDNGADCQKIELCQIDAIRLVEEAIDGILLPETQDNFSDDHSVTSDTNSDQEISETNHGEDKELNIPASPSPAKDGFRELNEIHGRIADPEQTLLKHDNTTTQVHEKTIFKVEDKPSQKMRKSWSNLKKVILLKKFIKAVEKVRKFNPREPRYLPLQPKSEAEKIYLRHQEMEGRKSAEEWMLDYALQQVVSKLTPARRRKVALLVEAFEAISPLQDIESPLKPTAAVPFHAKPVQASISSSGQGGEETGKENDGGSHPLTLLGPEVRLKECAEQTSDSLTVAQNIPVISPDLQEANLDCFCPETELEKPVFVAADSDGKGEEIADSSLDNGVDNSTLTAEQPDFAGACLPEIKDSGLCDKFAFKTEDNGSNCCKEVQVDGEILQDVHQEIISSLKSEPCSCNSEVNGKHLEIGNFTDESLGINKSPIQEDSEGWTAINKVVSSASVCDSVEEQRVVNEKINGSLDPDYGYLRGNPSPGDSEPESNTDVTYRNQMDKQRRNRMWYLIYQHVVSGIGANVESHGLLDDVNTTLPRGASETDQNKGMENHDAYCEDTELRQSDAIKLVQEAIDQMLSPQSEDHSLDNPSSTGVITAEQELLGENQVEGRELSISAFNSSAEDGSREFDKIKANHDKKEDPEEAWVKADNITTPKEEKTVSKVGSKSNQPVSKNWSNLKKLILLKRFVKSLEKVKKFNPRGPRFLPLKPDPEAEKICLRHQTTEDRKNSEEWMLDYALQQVVTKLSPARRRRVELLVEAFETVTPPSQIEAQKRHNAASRAASWPLR